Proteins encoded in a region of the Panicum hallii strain FIL2 chromosome 3, PHallii_v3.1, whole genome shotgun sequence genome:
- the LOC112885969 gene encoding boron transporter 1-like isoform X2, translated as MEESFVPLRGIKNDLHGRLACYKQDWTGGFRTGIRILAPTTYIFFASAIPVISFGEQLERNTDGVLTAVQTLASTALCGIIHSIVGGQPLLILGVAEPTVLMYTFMFNFAKDRPELGRNLFLAWTGWVSVWTAILLFLLAILGACSIINRFTRIAGELFGLLIAMLFMQQAIKGLVDEFRIPERENRKALEFVASWRFANGMFAIVLSFGLLLTALRSRKARSWRYGAGWLRGFIADYGVPLMVLVWTGVSYIPYRSVPKGIPRRLFSPNPWSPGAYDNWTVVKDMAHVPLLYIIGAFIPATMIAVLYYFDHSVASQLAQQKEFNLRKPPSFHYDLLLLGFLTLLCGLIGIPPSNGVIPQSPMHTKSLATLKHQLLRNRLVATARKSMSQNASLSQLYGSMQDAYQQMQTPLVYQQPSVRRGLNELKDSTVQLASSMGNIDAPVDETVFDIEKEIDDLLPIEVKEQRLSNLLQATMVGGCVAAMPLLKKIPTSVLWGYFAFMAIESLPGNQFWERILLLFTAPSRRYKVLEEYHTTFVETVPFKTIAMFTLFQTAYLLVCFGITWIPIAGVLFPLMIMLLVPVRQYILPKLFKGAHLTDLDAAEYEESPAIPFSLAAQDIDVALGRAQSAEILDDMVTRSRGEIKRLNSPKITSSGGTPVAELKNTRSPSISEKAYSPRLTELRHERSPLGGRNSPRTPSKLGEGSTPK; from the exons ATGGAGGAGAGCTTCGTGCCCCTGCGGGGCATCAAGAACGACCTCCATGGGAGGCTCGCCTGCTACAAGCAGGACTGGACCGGAGGGTTCCGCACCGGTATCAG GATTCTGGCGCCGACCACCTACATATTCTTTGCGTCCGCGATACCGGTGATATCGTTTGGAGAGCAATTGGAGAGGAACACGG ATGGAGTTCTCACAGCAGTTCAGACGTTGGCATCCACTGCCCTGTGTGGcataatccactccattgtggGAGGGCAGCCTCTACTGATCCTTGGCGTCGCCGAGCCGACAGTGCTCATGTACACATTCATGTTCAACTTCGCCAAGGACAGGCCTGAACTCGGCCGAAATCTGTTCCTTGCCTGGACCGGTTG GGTCAGTGTATGGACAGCCATTCTGCTGTTCTTGCTGGCGATACTAGGTGCGTGCTCGATCATCAACCGGTTCACCCGCATTGCAGGCGAGCTGTTTGGGCTTCTGATTGCTATGCTCTTCATGCAGCAGGCTATCAAG GGGCTCGTTGATGAGTTCCGCATTCCTGAAAGGGAAAACCGAAAGGCACTGGAGTTTGTTGCATCATGGCGCTTTGCCAACGGGATGTTTGCAATCGTCTTGTCATTTGGCCTTTTGCTCACTGCCCTGCGGAGCAGGAAGGCACGATCATGGCGCTATGGAGCAG GTTGGCTGCGTGGCTTCATCGCCGACTATGGTGTTCCACTGATGGTGCTAGTATGGACTGGAGTTTCTTACATACCTTACAGAAGTGTACCAAAAGGAATTCCACGACGCCTTTTCAGCCCCAATCCATGGTCCCCTGGTGCATATGACAATTGGACTGTTGTCAAG GATATGGCACATGTTCCGCTCCTCTATATCATCGGTGCCTTCATACCAGCAACAATGATTGCTGTTCTCTACTACTTCGATCATAGCGTTGCATCTCAGCTTGCTCAGCAGAAAGAGTTCAATTTGAGGAAGCCTCCATCCTTCCACTACGATTTGCTTCTCTTAGGCTTCCTG ACCTTACTGTGTGGCCTTATTGGTATCCCTCCATCAAATGGTGTCATTCCACAGTCACCCATGCATACAAAGAGCTTGGCTACTCTCAAGCATCAG CTGCTTCGTAACCGGCTAGTAGCCACTGCACGGAAGAGCATGAGTCAGAATGCTAGCTTGAGCCAACTGTACGGCAGCATGCAGGATGCTTATCAGCAGATGCAGACACCGCTTGTTTATCAGCAACCATCTGTCAGAAGA GGCTTAAATGAGCTCAAGGACTCAACAGTTCAGCTAGCTTCAAGCATGGGTAACATTGACGCACCAGTTGATGAGACAGTTTTTGACATAGAGAAAGAAATTGATGATTTGCTGCCCATCGAAGTCAAGGAGCAGCGCTTGAGCAACTTGCTACAGGCTACCATGGTGGGAGGTTGTGTCGCTGCAATGCCGCTACTCAAGAAGATCCCAACATCTGTCCTCTGGGGCTATTTTGCCTTCATGGCCATTGAGAGCTTGCCTggtaaccagttctgggagagGATCTTGCTGCTCTTCACTGCTCCCAGCAGAAGATACAA GGTGCTAGAAGAGTACCACACCACGTTCGTCGAGACTGTGCCATTCAAGACGATAGCCATGTTCACATTGTTCCAGACAGCATACCTGCTGGTCTGCTTTGGAATCACATGGATCCCGATAGCTGGTGTTCTTTTCCCCCTCATGATCATGCTCCTGGTTCCAGTCAGGCAGTACATCCTCCCCAAGCTCTTCAAAGGTGCACATCTGACTGATCTGGATGCAGCAGAATATGAGGAATCACCTGCTATACCATTCAGCCTTGCTGCG CAAGATATCGATGTTGCATTGGGACGCGCCCAGAGTGCAGAGATCCTAGATGATATGGTCACAAGAAGCCGGGGCGAGATCAAGCGTCTGAACAGCCCGAAGATCACTAGCTCAGGTGGCACACctgtggcagaactgaaaaACACCCGCAGCCCTTCCATTTCTGAAAAGGCATACAGCCCTCGGCTCACTGAGCTCAGGCATGAGCGCAGCCCTCTGGGAGGGAGAAACAGCCCTAGGACGCCATCCAAGTTGGGTGAAGGCTCAACACCAAAGTGA
- the LOC112885969 gene encoding boron transporter 1-like isoform X1, whose translation MEESFVPLRGIKNDLHGRLACYKQDWTGGFRTGIRILAPTTYIFFASAIPVISFGEQLERNTGKWDSQNLYFVLVAVQLTSGWGEKLILGLNLLCADGVLTAVQTLASTALCGIIHSIVGGQPLLILGVAEPTVLMYTFMFNFAKDRPELGRNLFLAWTGWVSVWTAILLFLLAILGACSIINRFTRIAGELFGLLIAMLFMQQAIKGLVDEFRIPERENRKALEFVASWRFANGMFAIVLSFGLLLTALRSRKARSWRYGAGWLRGFIADYGVPLMVLVWTGVSYIPYRSVPKGIPRRLFSPNPWSPGAYDNWTVVKDMAHVPLLYIIGAFIPATMIAVLYYFDHSVASQLAQQKEFNLRKPPSFHYDLLLLGFLTLLCGLIGIPPSNGVIPQSPMHTKSLATLKHQLLRNRLVATARKSMSQNASLSQLYGSMQDAYQQMQTPLVYQQPSVRRGLNELKDSTVQLASSMGNIDAPVDETVFDIEKEIDDLLPIEVKEQRLSNLLQATMVGGCVAAMPLLKKIPTSVLWGYFAFMAIESLPGNQFWERILLLFTAPSRRYKVLEEYHTTFVETVPFKTIAMFTLFQTAYLLVCFGITWIPIAGVLFPLMIMLLVPVRQYILPKLFKGAHLTDLDAAEYEESPAIPFSLAAQDIDVALGRAQSAEILDDMVTRSRGEIKRLNSPKITSSGGTPVAELKNTRSPSISEKAYSPRLTELRHERSPLGGRNSPRTPSKLGEGSTPK comes from the exons ATGGAGGAGAGCTTCGTGCCCCTGCGGGGCATCAAGAACGACCTCCATGGGAGGCTCGCCTGCTACAAGCAGGACTGGACCGGAGGGTTCCGCACCGGTATCAG GATTCTGGCGCCGACCACCTACATATTCTTTGCGTCCGCGATACCGGTGATATCGTTTGGAGAGCAATTGGAGAGGAACACGGGTAAATGGGACAGTCAAAATTTGTACTTCGTGTTAGTTGCAGTACAGTTGACCAGTGGGTGGGGAGAGAAGCTTATTTTGGGGCTAAATTTGTTGTGTGCAGATGGAGTTCTCACAGCAGTTCAGACGTTGGCATCCACTGCCCTGTGTGGcataatccactccattgtggGAGGGCAGCCTCTACTGATCCTTGGCGTCGCCGAGCCGACAGTGCTCATGTACACATTCATGTTCAACTTCGCCAAGGACAGGCCTGAACTCGGCCGAAATCTGTTCCTTGCCTGGACCGGTTG GGTCAGTGTATGGACAGCCATTCTGCTGTTCTTGCTGGCGATACTAGGTGCGTGCTCGATCATCAACCGGTTCACCCGCATTGCAGGCGAGCTGTTTGGGCTTCTGATTGCTATGCTCTTCATGCAGCAGGCTATCAAG GGGCTCGTTGATGAGTTCCGCATTCCTGAAAGGGAAAACCGAAAGGCACTGGAGTTTGTTGCATCATGGCGCTTTGCCAACGGGATGTTTGCAATCGTCTTGTCATTTGGCCTTTTGCTCACTGCCCTGCGGAGCAGGAAGGCACGATCATGGCGCTATGGAGCAG GTTGGCTGCGTGGCTTCATCGCCGACTATGGTGTTCCACTGATGGTGCTAGTATGGACTGGAGTTTCTTACATACCTTACAGAAGTGTACCAAAAGGAATTCCACGACGCCTTTTCAGCCCCAATCCATGGTCCCCTGGTGCATATGACAATTGGACTGTTGTCAAG GATATGGCACATGTTCCGCTCCTCTATATCATCGGTGCCTTCATACCAGCAACAATGATTGCTGTTCTCTACTACTTCGATCATAGCGTTGCATCTCAGCTTGCTCAGCAGAAAGAGTTCAATTTGAGGAAGCCTCCATCCTTCCACTACGATTTGCTTCTCTTAGGCTTCCTG ACCTTACTGTGTGGCCTTATTGGTATCCCTCCATCAAATGGTGTCATTCCACAGTCACCCATGCATACAAAGAGCTTGGCTACTCTCAAGCATCAG CTGCTTCGTAACCGGCTAGTAGCCACTGCACGGAAGAGCATGAGTCAGAATGCTAGCTTGAGCCAACTGTACGGCAGCATGCAGGATGCTTATCAGCAGATGCAGACACCGCTTGTTTATCAGCAACCATCTGTCAGAAGA GGCTTAAATGAGCTCAAGGACTCAACAGTTCAGCTAGCTTCAAGCATGGGTAACATTGACGCACCAGTTGATGAGACAGTTTTTGACATAGAGAAAGAAATTGATGATTTGCTGCCCATCGAAGTCAAGGAGCAGCGCTTGAGCAACTTGCTACAGGCTACCATGGTGGGAGGTTGTGTCGCTGCAATGCCGCTACTCAAGAAGATCCCAACATCTGTCCTCTGGGGCTATTTTGCCTTCATGGCCATTGAGAGCTTGCCTggtaaccagttctgggagagGATCTTGCTGCTCTTCACTGCTCCCAGCAGAAGATACAA GGTGCTAGAAGAGTACCACACCACGTTCGTCGAGACTGTGCCATTCAAGACGATAGCCATGTTCACATTGTTCCAGACAGCATACCTGCTGGTCTGCTTTGGAATCACATGGATCCCGATAGCTGGTGTTCTTTTCCCCCTCATGATCATGCTCCTGGTTCCAGTCAGGCAGTACATCCTCCCCAAGCTCTTCAAAGGTGCACATCTGACTGATCTGGATGCAGCAGAATATGAGGAATCACCTGCTATACCATTCAGCCTTGCTGCG CAAGATATCGATGTTGCATTGGGACGCGCCCAGAGTGCAGAGATCCTAGATGATATGGTCACAAGAAGCCGGGGCGAGATCAAGCGTCTGAACAGCCCGAAGATCACTAGCTCAGGTGGCACACctgtggcagaactgaaaaACACCCGCAGCCCTTCCATTTCTGAAAAGGCATACAGCCCTCGGCTCACTGAGCTCAGGCATGAGCGCAGCCCTCTGGGAGGGAGAAACAGCCCTAGGACGCCATCCAAGTTGGGTGAAGGCTCAACACCAAAGTGA
- the LOC112885970 gene encoding uncharacterized protein LOC112885970, whose translation MPSLQKALPPELADNVLRLYRECLRRAKFIGHQKHNTELLVTMVRQQFKKNMHETDPEKIQKMKDDAARGLINHILYESEKITGRKFSG comes from the exons ATGCCTTCACTTCAAAAAGCGTTGCCTCCAGAACTTGCTGATAATGTACTCAGA TTATATCGTGAATGCTTAAGGAGGGCAAAGTTTATTGGGCATCAG AAACACAACACAGAGCTTTTAGTTACCATGGTGAGGCAACAGTTCAAGAAAAAcatgcatgaaactgatccagaAAAGATACAGAAAATGAAGGACGA TGCTGCAAGGGGCCTTATCAATCATATTCTGTATGAGTCCGAGAAGATAACTGGGCGCAAATTTTCAGGATAA